One Elaeis guineensis isolate ETL-2024a chromosome 10, EG11, whole genome shotgun sequence genomic window carries:
- the LOC140852080 gene encoding NAC domain-containing protein JA2L-like: MGREEAPIFHSQSAENWEVLAFGYKSTANFSILLNFQQDFRRIKMKPLPVGWRFMPDSLLVLEYLHNHCRGHTCFSRAINEGIDPYGCRPEDLPSRFPGVGENDSNYYYADRKDGHRQTDDGSGHWKAKGREPIRSEDGQIIGMKREFKFYSGPGDSNPTGWLMTEHTSDDTPKAICVIYNTNQIGQASSNSDATNRPLLGSEPCMYSSSSFPNYTNFHGCQMGQALTLDATKQQLLRSERGMGYSSFPNYPNFPGIQMEQDPNLNANYNCPDLDAALPVGGSERGWLLHLFQIIQIFLASRWDKTLI; encoded by the exons ATGGGGAGAGAGGAAGCTCCTATTTTCCACTCCCAGTCCGCAGAGAACTGGGAGGTCCTTGCTTTCGGCTATAAATCCACGGCCAACTTTTCCATCCTCCTTAATTTCCAGCAAGATTTCAGAAGAATCAAAATGAAGCCCCTTCCGGTTGGTTGGCGATTTATGCCCGATTCTCTATTAGTGCTGGAGTACCTGCACAACCACTGCCGTGGCCACACATGTTTCTCTCGAGCGATCAATGAAGGGATCGACCCTTATGGGTGCCGGCCTGAGGACCTCCCTAGTCGCTTCCCAG GTGTCGGTGAGAATGACTCCAACTACTACTACGCAGACAGGAAGGATGGACATCGGCAGACTGACGATGGCAGCGGCCATTGGAAAGCCAAAGGTCGAGAGCCCATTCGTAGTGAGGATGGCCAGATCATTGGGATGAAGCGAGAGTTCAAATTCTATTCGGGACCGGGTGACTCGAACCCGACAGGCTGGCTTATGACAGAGCATACAAGCGATGACACTCCA AAAGCCATTTGTGTGATCTATAATACGAACCAGATAGGTCAGGCCAGCAGCAATTCTGATGCGACAAACCGACCGCTTCTCGGATCGGAGCCGTGCATGTACTCCTCTTCTTCCTTTCCGAATTATACAAATTTTCATGGATGCCAGATGGGACAAGCCCTTACTTTGGATGCGACAAAGCAACAACTTCTGCGATCGGAAAGGGGGATGGGCTATTCATCTTTTCCAAATTATCCCAATTTTCCTGGCATCCAGATGGAACAAGACCCTAATTTGAATGCGAACTACAATTGCCCTGATTTGGATGCGGCACTTCCAGTTGGAGGATCAGAACGAGGATGGCTTCTCCATCTTTTCCAAATTATCCAAATTTTCCTGGCATCCAGATGGGACAAGACCCTAATTTGA
- the LOC105053255 gene encoding protein NDH-DEPENDENT CYCLIC ELECTRON FLOW 5-like, with amino-acid sequence MDILFNPHYHRHKRIHSLLALASKPSQVNVDYLEKEFRGHGVSFESNGDNCVINMATDNGSVANVVLPNGLITSYKPLMWHGAAMEVLQTAVSKGKNGEAVIQEGASADIKLVNDGGIPWSPSTRSLQNVKRKSEDSIQRQVELVSVAPENMNELKCSVTLHQDLLGSQFTISNTKSSSTQLSGSVTVGNNHDVRIQYRSSRYQQKRSLKFKPILAQKALQSLFSRQEIEDKRIMNQ; translated from the exons ATGGACATTCTTTTCAATCCCCACTATCACAGACACAAGAGAATCCACTCTTTGCTAGCATTGGCTTCAAAGCCCTCCCAGGTCAATGTGGATTACTTGGAGAAAGAATTCAGAGGTCATGGAGTCAGCTTTGAAAGTAATGGTGATAATTGTGTCATCAATATGGCAACGGACAATGGTAGCGTTGCCAATGTGGTGCTGCCAAATGGCCTAATAACATCATACAAGCCACTCATGTGGCACGGAGCGGCCATGGAAGTGCTGCAAACAGCTGTATCAAAAGGCAAAAATGGTGAAGCAGTTATCCAAGAGGGGGCATCTGCAGATATCAAGCTTGTGAATGATGGTGGAATTCCATGGTCCCCAAGCACTAGGTCTCTTCAAAATGTTAAGAGGAAGTCTGAAGACTCTATTCAG CGTCAGGTGGAGCTTGTATCCGTTGCTCCAGAGAACATGAATGAACTCAAATGCTCGGTGACACTTCATCAAGATCTCCTAGGCTCGCAGTTTACCATCAGCAATACTAAATCATCATCTACCCAATTGTCAGGCTCTGTTACCGTAGGAAACAACCATGATGTCAGGATTCAGTACCGTTCCTCCAGATACCAACAGAAAAGGAGCCTCAAATTCAAGCCAATCCTTGCTCAGAAAGCACTTCAATCATTGTTCTCTAGGCAGGAAATTGAAGATAAAAGGATAATGAACCAATGA
- the LOC105053256 gene encoding phosphoserine aminotransferase 2, chloroplastic — MAPMAAATPNTFLLRNPLRPSPKPLALRPNPRFSVSCTAVTSAPSTSPAAHAATPGDRGVFNFAAGPATLPEPVLLKAQAELYNYRGSGMSIMEMSHRGKEFDSVIKKAESDLRLLLSIPDDFAVLFLQGGATTQFAAVPLNLCSSTSDPADYLVTGSWGDKAFKEAQKFCKPNLIWSGKSEKYTKIPSFDEIPQNPDAKYIHICANETIHGVEFKDYPTPANKNSILVADMSSNFCSKPVDVSKFGVIYAGAQKNVGPSGVTIVIVRRDLIGSAQEITPVMLDYKTHADSASLYNTPPCFAIYMCGLVFEHLLEQGGLVEIEKKNAKKAGILYDTIDGSGGFYVCPVEKSVRSLMNIPFTLQKSELEKKFIEEASKEGMVQLKGHRSVGGMRASIYNAMPLAGVEKLVAFMKDFQARHP; from the coding sequence atGGCTCCGATGGCCGCCGCCACGCCCAACACTTTCCTCCTCCGAAACCCCCTCCGTCCCTCACCCAAACCCCTCGCCCTTCGCCCTAACCCCCGATTCTCGGTCTCCTGCACCGCCGTCACCTCTGCCCCCTCCACCTCCCCCGCCGCCCACGCCGCCACCCCCGGCGACCGTGGTGTCTTCAACTTCGCCGCCGGCCCCGCCACCCTTCCCGAGCCCGTCCTCCTCAAGGCCCAGGCCGAGCTCTACAACTACCGCGGCTCCGGCATGAGCATCATGGAGATGAGCCACCGCGGCAAGGAGTTCGATTCCGTCATCAAGAAGGCCGAGTCCGATCTCCGCCTCCTTCTCTCCATCCCCGACGACTTCGCCGTCCTCTTCCTCCAGGGCGGTGCCACCACACAGTTCGCCGCCGTCCCCCTCAACCTCTGCTCCTCCACCTCCGATCCCGCCGACTACCTCGTCACCGGCTCCTGGGGTGACAAGGCCTTCAAAGAAGCACAGAAATTCTGCAAGCCCAACCTCATCTGGTCCGGCAAGTCCGAAAAGTACACCAAGATCCCATCTTTCGACGAGATCCCGCAGAACCCTGACGCTAAATACATCCACATCTGCGCGAACGAGACCATCCACGGCGTCGAGTTCAAGGATTACCCAACGCCGGCGAATAAAAACTCGATCTTGGTCGCCGACATGTCCTCCAACTTCTGCTCGAAGCCCGTCGACGTCTCCAAGTTCGGCGTGATCTACGCCGGGGCGCAGAAGAACGTCGGCCCGTCGGGAGTCACCATCGTTATCGTGCGGCGAGATCTCATCGGCAGCGCCCAGGAGATCACGCCGGTGATGCTCGACTACAAGACCCACGCCGACAGCGCTTCGCTCTACAACACGCCGCCGTGCTTCGCGATCTATATGTGCGGCCTGGTGTTCGAGCATTTGCTGGAGCAGGGCGGGCTGGTGGAGATCGAGAAGAAGAATGCGAAGAAGGCCGGAATTCTCTACGATACGATCGACGGGAGTGGCGGGTTTTATGTCTGCCCGGTGGAGAAATCGGTGAGGTCGCTGATGAACATTCCCTTCACGTTGCAGAAGAGTGAGCTTGAGAAGAAGTTTATCGAGGAGGCTTCCAAGGAAGGGATGGTGCAGCTCAAGGGGCACAGATCCGTTGGTGGCATGCGGGCTTCGATATATAATGCGATGCCATTGGCTGGAGTCGAAAAGCTGGTTGCTTTCATGAAGGATTTCCAAGCCAGGCATCCTTGA